The genomic segment GAACGTCCGGGTCGTGGGCGACAACTTGCAGCAGCAGGCTGGTCTCGTCGTTCGCCGCGAGAACCGGGCCCGAGTCGCCGCCCTTGAGGAGAACTTTCGGGGTGTCGAGTTGGAGGCCGCCCTTCGCCTTTTTCGTGGCGGTCGAATGGCAGGAGTAGCAATGTTCAGCGAGAACCGGGCGGACCTTCTTCTCGAAGAAATCGGCACCATCGTCGGCCCGGCCGGTAGATGACAGGGAAACGACGAGCAACAGTGCAACGGCGGGCCATGCCCAGCAACGAAGCGCAGGCGCGGGCGGTCGGATTTCGGCGTGCATGACCGTCACGGGGGGTCGCTGGCGGCGGGAAGAAAGCTGGGGAGGCTGAAATCATAGTAAGGACTGGCAGACGCGGCTCCAAGGCCGCGTACTCCGAACTAACGCGGCTGGGTGTGCAGCTGGATAATTGGTGCAACACGACGATTAACGGAAGGATGTGCCCGATTGGCCGCGAAGGGGTGTGGTAGCATGTACCCGGACTGAGACGACAGCAAGAGGAGACGGGCGTGAAAAAGCTCATCGGCATTAACCGCGACGCGGACGCTCATTGGGTCGGGAACGGGTTCCCCGTTCGGACCATCTTTTCGTTCCAGACCCTGGGCCAATGCATCAGCCCATTCCTGATGCTGGACTACGCCGGCCCGGCAGAGTTCCCGCCGTCGGACCAACCCCGCGGCGTGGGCGAACACCCGCACCGCGGGTTCGAGACGGTGACGGTCGTGTACCAGGGCGAACTCGAACATCGCGACTCGGCCGGCCACCACGGGAAGATTGGCCCCGGCGACGTGCAGTGGATGACCGCCGCCTCCGGCGTCGTCCACGAAGAGTGGCACGAGCAGGCGTTCGCCAAACGGGGCGGCGTCTTGGAGATGGTACAGCTCTGGGTCAACCTGCCGGCGAAGGTCAAGATGTCCCCGCCCCGGTATCAGGAGATTCTTGACGCCCACATCCCGGTTGTGAACATCGACGGGACCGGGACTGCGCGGGTCATCGCGGGGGAATTCCGCGGGGCGAAAGGCCCGGCCAAGACGTTCACCCCGATTACCCTCGTTGACCTGCGACTGGGAGCCGGTACTCGCACGGAAATCGGCTTTCCGGACGGCTTTACCACGCTCGTCCTCGTCCTGAAAGGGAAAGTGACGATGAACGACGCGGAGACGGCCGGGGAGGCGGACCTGGCGATCTTCGACCGCACGGGCGACCGCTTCGTCGTGGCGGCCCAGGAAGCCGCCACGCTTTTGGTGTTGGGCGGGACGCCGATCGACGAGCCGGTCGTAAGCTACGGCCCGTTCGTGATGAACACCGAGGCCGAGATCCGCCAGGCGATGCACGACTACCGAAGCGGTCGGATGGGGCGTGTCACTTCTTAACGGTCGGCCGGGCGGCCCAACAGCCCGGTCGAGCGCCGGTGGCTACGTAGAATCCTCGAATCTCACATTCCTGTCCCGATTCACGCGCGCGACCGGATCATCCGGATCGTGAAGGAGACCTGCCATCCTGGCTAGATCAGCATATTCTCACGAAAGGAACTACAGCGGTATTCCGGCGCCTCGCACGGCATCATTGACCGGTAGGCAGGTGTCAACGCCATCGCCCGGCGTCACCCCGTCTTCGGGTTGACCCCCTTTTCGCGCATCTTGTATAGTTCCCGCCGTCCGCGCGGGGGGTACCGCCGGGCTCTGACTACGGCGACGGAACGCCCGCACACCCAGGACGGCCCTCGATGCCTCTGTTCGCGCAAGCCGCCCCACTACCTGTTCTTCCGCCGAACCCTGCCGTCCTCAATGCCGAGCAGCTTCAGGCGGCTACCGATACCGTCCACGCGGTCCCGGCCAATCAACTCGCCACTGCCGATCCGAAATGGTTCTCCCAGGCGGCCCAGATCCTCGAACGGAACCGCTGGGAAAACGAAGAAGGTAGCTACTTCCGCGAACTCCATAAACTGCTGCCGGAACTCTTCTTCCAGACGCAGGGGTTCGTTCTCTTCTTCCTGGCCGTGGCGACCATCTACTGGCTGATGCCCCGGCGGTGGAACACCGTTCGGGTGTGGGTGCTGGTGATCGCCAGCTTCCACTTCTACGCCGCGTGGAACGCGAGCCTCGCGTTCCTGGTGACCGGAACCGCTACCCTCGACTACTTTTTCGCCCGCGCGATCGAGTGGACTGCAAACCGGCGGACCAAGTTCGCGATCATGTGGACCAGCATCGGGATGAACCTCGGCATCCTTTGCTATTTCAAATACCGCGGATTCTTCCTGAACGAACTGCACGACGGGCTCGTGCGACTCGGCGCGCACCCGGCGTTCGACCGATTCACGCCGCTCGACATCCTCATCCCGTTCGGCATCTCGTTCTACACGTTCGAAGCCGTCAGCTACGCGGTCGACGTGTACAAGAGCAAGGTCCGGGCCGAGCGGAGCCTGCCGCACTTCCTGTTGTTCATCCTGTTCTTCCCGCACCTGGTCGCAGGGCCGATCGTCCGGGCGGGCGATTTCCTGAAACAGGCTCACCGGGTCAAGCGGTGGAACTGGGTCCGCATCCAGATCGGCGTCCAGTTCGTCTTGCTCGGGCTGTTCAAAAAGTTGGCAATCGCGGACCGGATGGCCGTGTTCTGCGACGGCGTGCCCGGCAACCCGGGACCGCTCCTCGACCCGGCGAGCTACAACGCCTCCGCCCTGTGGCTCGCGGTACTCGCTTACGCCTTGCGGATCTACGCGGACTTCTCCGGTTACTCGGACATGGCCGTCGGCACCGCGCACCTGCTCGGCTACCGGCTGACCCAGAACTTCAACATGCCCTACCTGTCGCCGAACGTGGGCGAGTTCTGGCGGCGGTGGCACATCAGTCTCTCAAGCTGGCTCCGCGACTACCTGTACATCCCCCTCGGCGGGAGCCGCGGGTCGGCGTTCGCCACGAACCGGAACCTGATGATTACGATGATCCTCGGCGGGCTGTGGCACGGGGCGAACTGGCCGTACTTAATCTGGGGCGCGATCCACGGCGGGCTCCTGGTGGGCCACCGCCAGTTCCGGGCGTTCGCGGAGAATCGACCGACCCTTCGGGCGGTTCTCGAATCGACGCCCGGGACCGTCGCCCGTGTCGCGCTGACGTTTTTCTGCGTAAGTCTCTGCTGGGTCTTCTTCCGCCCGGACCTGGATAAGGCTCTGATTACCCTCGAACGGATGTTCACGCTCGCCCAATCCGGGCAGTCGCTGGCGTTACACAACCGGAGCCTGTGGTGGACGGTGGCGTTTGTGTTCGGCTGTCACCTGCTCGTGGCTCATGGAATTTGGCAGTGGCTCTGGGCGCGGACGCCGCCGGTGTTCGTCGGGTTCGGGTATGCGGTCACGTTGACCGTGGCTATGGTCCTCGCCCCGGAACAAGGGCAGACGTTCATTTACTTCACGTTCTGACCCCCGAGCCGCCTGGAAGACCCTCCGCCGGAACCGGAATGCCACCCGCGCCCCATGTGTCCCGCTGGTTTGCCGAACTCGCCGCCGCGGCCGGCCGACGACACGGAGCGGCTACGACTCCCGCGGTCCGGCCCGCGAGCCGTCGCCGGGCTCCGCGGGCGCTGGCCTGGGCTGCCGTCGGGATCGTCGTGCTACAGTTCGGGCTCGGGACGGCGGCAGAGCTGTACACCCGCATCCGCGACCCGCTGTACGGCGACAAGCTGGCAAAACTCCGCCGGCGCGTCGAGGAGCCGACTACCGACCCGCTCAAGGTTGTCATGTTCGGGAGTTCGCGGACCGGGCTGGCTTTTCACGGCCTCCGGGTCGAAGAGCGACTTCGGGTGGATCTGGGGCGGCCGGTCGTCGCGTTCAACTACGGCATCCCGGCAGCTGGGCCCGTGACCGAACTGGTTTACGTGAACCGGCTCCTGGCCGACGGGATCACGCCCGACCTCGTCTTGCTCGAAGTGCTGCCGTCCACGCTCGCGGAGGTGCCCAACGGCCCGCTCGAACGGCACTGGTTCTTCGCGGACCGGCTGCGGTATTCGGAGCAGGCGATCGTGATCCGCCACGGGTTCGACCCGAGTGTCGTCCACGAACGGTGGTGGCGGACGGTGCTGCTGCCGTGGTATATGCTTCGCTTCCCGGTACTCACTCGCATCGTCCCGAGCTGGGTGCCGCTTCCGGTCCGCACTGACTGGAGTAGCGGGGCGGACCCGTGCGGCTGGGGGCAAAGCCCCCGACAACAGCCGACACAGGACGAGCGGGCCACGGGGTTTGCCCGAGCCCGCCTGGAATACGAGGCGACCCTGGCAACGCTCACCCCCGGTGGACCGGCGGCGGACGCCCTCCGCGAACTGCTCGCCCTCTGCAAGGCCCGCGGAGTCGCGGTCCGGCTCGTTCTGATGCCCGAGTCGGCCGCGTTTCGGGCCTTTTACTCGCCGGCAGTAAGTGCCAGGCTGGATGCGTTCATGAAGGCTCTGAGTGCCGAATACGCGGTTCCGGTGATCGACGCCAGGCAATGGGTTCCGGACGACCAGTTTACGGACGGGCACCACCTGCTCGTCGTCGGCGCGGAGACGTTCTCCGACCGAATGACCCGCGAGGTGATCGAACCGTTCTTGCACGATCGGTAGTTTGGCCCGGTTGGTAAACAGTAAAGGCGAGGAATGAATTCCTCGCGACAAGTTCCACACGAGGTCACACGGACGTGACGATCGGGACACACAACGCGGGCACGCCGCCAACCCAGGACGGGCCGGTCACCGAGCCACGCTTCGCGGACAGCGAGCCGTCGGCCCGCGTCTCCGCCGTCGATATCGTTACCATCCCCGCTGCCCCTGTGCGGCCAGCCGGCCGCCGCGGATCGCGGGCGCGGATGGCTCTCGTGGCCGGGATGGTGCTGTTCTTCGCGGGGCAGGCAGCGTTTAGCGTGGCCGTGCGACGCGATTGGATTCCAGTCGCGGACCCCGTCTACGGCGGGAAATTCGGTTTATTACGCGAACACCCGGAATTCTTCGCGCCATCAGGCCCGTCCGCCGACCGGCCGGTGCGGGTGCTAGCACTCGGGAGTTCGCGGACCCAACTCGGCTTCGACGCGGGCCGGTTTGCCGGGGCGGTCGGTCCGCGGACAGTGGCGTTCAACTTCGGGACGCCGGCCGGCGGGCCGGTCACGGCCGCCCTCTACTGGCGGCGGCTCCTCGCCGACGGCGCCACGCCAGACTGTGTGTTCGTCGAGATTCACCCCGGCCTCGTCAGCCAGCTCACCCCGCCGTTCGAGGCCCGGTGGCTGTGGGGCGAGCGGCTCCGGGCGGACGAGGTGGCGGTCGTGCGAAACCTCGGCTGGCCGATCGCCTCGCCCCCGCACCTCGGCTGGCGCGGGTGGACGACGGCCGTGTACGCCTACCGGTCTTCGTTCCTGAACCGCTACGCCCCCGTCTTGTTGCTCTCCCCGTTCGGGTTCGCGGTCGAAGTGACCGGCGACGAATTCGGCTATTTACGCGGGCTCGATCTGCCGCCCGCCACCCGCGCGAAGGCGCTCGAACGGACCCGCACCCAGTACGCTCCCGTCTTCCCGGACTATCATGTCGGGGGACCGGGACCGGCCGCGTTACGGGACGTTTTGGCCCTGTGCCGAGAGCGTGGTATCCGGGCGGCCCTGCTCGTGACGCCCGAGTCGACCGAACTCCGAAGCTGGTACGGGGCGGCCGCGAATGACGAGTTCGCGGCGTTCGCCCGCAGCCTCGCGGACGAAGCCGATGTCCCCCTGTTTGATGCCCGCGGGTGGGTGCCGGACGACGGCTTCGCGGACGGACACCACATGACGACGCCCGGCGCTGCCGCGTTTACCGACCGCCTCGCCCGGGAAGCCGGCCCGTGGATCGCCCAGACCCCGGGAGTAACCCCCGCCCCATGACCCCCGCACCGCCGACCGCCGTGCCGCCGACCGACCGAGTCGTGGTCGCCTTGAAACGACTCGCCTACTGGGGGGCCGGATTCGCCGACCCACCGACGGCAATGCCGCGACCCTCTCGTCGTCGGGCCGTCCGGGCGTTGGCCGCGTTTCTCGTCGTTGGGCTGGTCGCACACTT from the Fimbriiglobus ruber genome contains:
- a CDS encoding c-type cytochrome domain-containing protein — translated: MHAEIRPPAPALRCWAWPAVALLLVVSLSSTGRADDGADFFEKKVRPVLAEHCYSCHSTATKKAKGGLQLDTPKVLLKGGDSGPVLAANDETSLLLQVVAHDPDVPAMPPKGKLPDAAVADLRRWVKMGAPLPAATTQLADGTAARQFWSF
- a CDS encoding pirin family protein: MKKLIGINRDADAHWVGNGFPVRTIFSFQTLGQCISPFLMLDYAGPAEFPPSDQPRGVGEHPHRGFETVTVVYQGELEHRDSAGHHGKIGPGDVQWMTAASGVVHEEWHEQAFAKRGGVLEMVQLWVNLPAKVKMSPPRYQEILDAHIPVVNIDGTGTARVIAGEFRGAKGPAKTFTPITLVDLRLGAGTRTEIGFPDGFTTLVLVLKGKVTMNDAETAGEADLAIFDRTGDRFVVAAQEAATLLVLGGTPIDEPVVSYGPFVMNTEAEIRQAMHDYRSGRMGRVTS
- a CDS encoding MBOAT family O-acyltransferase, which translates into the protein MPLFAQAAPLPVLPPNPAVLNAEQLQAATDTVHAVPANQLATADPKWFSQAAQILERNRWENEEGSYFRELHKLLPELFFQTQGFVLFFLAVATIYWLMPRRWNTVRVWVLVIASFHFYAAWNASLAFLVTGTATLDYFFARAIEWTANRRTKFAIMWTSIGMNLGILCYFKYRGFFLNELHDGLVRLGAHPAFDRFTPLDILIPFGISFYTFEAVSYAVDVYKSKVRAERSLPHFLLFILFFPHLVAGPIVRAGDFLKQAHRVKRWNWVRIQIGVQFVLLGLFKKLAIADRMAVFCDGVPGNPGPLLDPASYNASALWLAVLAYALRIYADFSGYSDMAVGTAHLLGYRLTQNFNMPYLSPNVGEFWRRWHISLSSWLRDYLYIPLGGSRGSAFATNRNLMITMILGGLWHGANWPYLIWGAIHGGLLVGHRQFRAFAENRPTLRAVLESTPGTVARVALTFFCVSLCWVFFRPDLDKALITLERMFTLAQSGQSLALHNRSLWWTVAFVFGCHLLVAHGIWQWLWARTPPVFVGFGYAVTLTVAMVLAPEQGQTFIYFTF
- a CDS encoding SGNH/GDSL hydrolase family protein, translating into MPPAPHVSRWFAELAAAAGRRHGAATTPAVRPASRRRAPRALAWAAVGIVVLQFGLGTAAELYTRIRDPLYGDKLAKLRRRVEEPTTDPLKVVMFGSSRTGLAFHGLRVEERLRVDLGRPVVAFNYGIPAAGPVTELVYVNRLLADGITPDLVLLEVLPSTLAEVPNGPLERHWFFADRLRYSEQAIVIRHGFDPSVVHERWWRTVLLPWYMLRFPVLTRIVPSWVPLPVRTDWSSGADPCGWGQSPRQQPTQDERATGFARARLEYEATLATLTPGGPAADALRELLALCKARGVAVRLVLMPESAAFRAFYSPAVSARLDAFMKALSAEYAVPVIDARQWVPDDQFTDGHHLLVVGAETFSDRMTREVIEPFLHDR